The genome window TTGAGCGCGACGGTGAAGGCCTCGGAGGGCGAATGTGAAGACCGGTACGCGAAGGGGGCAAGACAGGTATCTATGCCGTCGGCGCCGGCCTCTATGGCCTTGAGGAGCGACATCGAGGCCATCCCGCTCGTGTAGTGTGTATGGAGATGAACGGGAATGGAAAGGGTCTCCTTGAGGCGGGACACGAGCTCATAGGCGTCATAGGGCGAGATGATCCCCGCCATGTCCTTGACGCACAGCGAGTCGGCCCCCATGTCTTCAATCTTCTTCGCCTTGTTGAGGTAATACCCGATATTGAATATCGGCCCTCCAAGTCTCCCTTCCGTCAGTGAATAGGATATGGCCCCCTGGATATGCCTGCCGCAGCGCTTGATGGCCCTGAAGGCGGCTATAAAATTGCGTTCGTCGTTGAGGGCGTCAAAGACGCGGAATATGTCTATACCCACTTCGCAGCTCTTCTCGACGAAGGCATCGACGACGTCGTCGGCGTAGTTCCTGTAACCAACGAGGTTCTGTCCCCGAAGGAGCATCTGAAACTTCGTGTTGGGCATCTTGTCCTTCAGGAGCCGCACCCTCTCCCAGGGGTCCTCGTCGAGGAACCGGGTCATGACGTCAAAGGTGGCCCCACCCCAGACCTCCACCGAATAGAACCCGACGGAATCCATCTTCCCGGCGATGGGCAACATGTCCTCCGTTCTCATCCTGGTGGCGAAAAGGGACTGATGACCGTCCCTCAATGTCAGGTCCGTTATCCTGACCGGCTTCTTCTCCATGGCTTCCAACCCCCTTCGGTAAAGTCAGAACTAGTATCACGGCAACCAGGAAAAATCAATGGATATTTTCCGGCAAGTCTGGTATTTTAATGCCTACGGGATGTAGCTCAGCATGGTGTAGAGCGCTTGCTTCGGGAGCAAGAGGCCGCTGGTTCAAATCCAGTCATCCCGACCATTCCCTCCCCGGACATCTCCCATAGACATGCAGGTTTCCATGAAAGTCCCTACCAGGCGTATCTCAGACCCAGGGTCGCCCGATGCTGTGCACTGTCACTGGCGAAACTCCCGTCGTAGATCAGCTGAAAATACACGTTCTCCTTCGTCCGCAGGGTAAACCCGAATCCCGGGGCAAAGCTGTTCCTGTCACCCCTTTCGCCCCTCGTGGTAAAAACAGACAGGGGCTGTCCGGCGAAGCGGCCATTGAGAATGTGGTCGTCACCAACGAGATCGTGGTCCCAACGCACCGTGATCTCCGGTGTGAAGGCACCCGACGAAAAGACATAATCCTTCCTGAGTCTCAGGCCTAGGGAACCCGTAAGGAACGAGGAACTCTCCCCGTCCACATCGAGGCTCACGGCCCCGGCGTTTCTTTCCCGGAAGCCGTCCCGCATGAGGCGGCCACCCATCAGGGACACCATGGGGATGATGTCCGCACCGCTCGTCGCTATCCGGCAACCCGTCTCCAGGTATCCCCCGAGCGAATGGCCGTCGTAGCGCGCCCTCGCAGACCTCACGATCTCGCCGAAGGATATGTCCCTCTGCGTGTCGTAGCGATCATACCCGAAGGCTGCGGTGGAGCTCAGGTACCAGGGGTCGTGCCTGTACATGCCGTAGAGACCGGCCTGGTAGCTCGATACCGTGGCCTTGTCTGTGAGATCCCGCATGGAGGTCTTCGTACTGGAGTATCCCAGCGAGATGCCGAGAAGAAGGGGGTCGGCTATCCGCCTGTCGAATCCGGCAACGACACCTGCCATGTCATATCCGTAGTGCGATGCCGGATCGCCGCCGCCCCTGTCGCCCGTCCCGCCGTACCCCTGTACCCACAGGCCCCGGTAAGGCAAATCGGTGCCGCCGGTCCTGCCGAGGGCAGCAAGGAGGGTATTGCCGGCATCGCTCGCCCTGTCGCCACCTTTGAAGGCAAGCATGACGGGGCGGGCGGCGAATGCTGATGACGGCTCGCCCGTCAGGAAGCTCCTCGACCTTTCCGTCATCGTCCCCATGTACCCGCGAAAGGACGAGAAGGTCGTCGCCGCAAGGGCAGTGTGGGAGAGCCCGCCCATCTGCTCGCAGGCACTCCTTGCTCCCGGAGCGGAGAGTCCCAGGATGGTGTTGACGACATCCTCCATGTCTCCCCTTGCCGACGTCGATATGCGGTCGAGCGACGCGGCCACCGCCTTCTGGTTGCCCGTCGATGCCACGCCCGAGAAATCCGTGAACCTCCGGGCGAGAAGGAGATAAACGTGGCCCGCGTCGTAGCTTAGAGAAGGCGTGAGGTAAGCGAGGTCGCTCGTGACGTTCGCGAAGGCCCCCGTCACGTTCCCCGCCGTCAGGATCGTGTAACATGTCCTCATCTTGTACACCCCCGAGCCCCCGATAACCGACACAGTGCCGCCATTGAGGGTCGCGGTGCCGGTGATCATGAGCTTGTCCGACTGTCCATCGGGGTCCGTCTCCACCTCATACACGGAACCCGGGTTATGGGTGTAGTTGCCCGTAATGGTGACGACGCCGATGGAGTTTCCCGGCGCGACCTTGCCGTTGTTCGTGACGTTGCCGATAATGTGGCTGTTGCTTGTGAGGATCCCCGAAGGGTTGATGAGCACGGGACTCGATATGCTGCCCGTCACCGCCAGTGACCCCCCATCGAGCGTTGTCGTCCCGGTATAGGTGTTCACCCCGGAGAGGACGAGCGTGCCTGTGCCGGTCTTTGTGAGACCGCCCGTCCCGGAGATGACACCCGCATATGTGCCGCCTGACGAGCCGCCAACGGTGAGGGTCCCGGTGC of Syntrophorhabdus sp. contains these proteins:
- a CDS encoding pyruvate carboxylase subunit B — protein: MEKKPVRITDLTLRDGHQSLFATRMRTEDMLPIAGKMDSVGFYSVEVWGGATFDVMTRFLDEDPWERVRLLKDKMPNTKFQMLLRGQNLVGYRNYADDVVDAFVEKSCEVGIDIFRVFDALNDERNFIAAFRAIKRCGRHIQGAISYSLTEGRLGGPIFNIGYYLNKAKKIEDMGADSLCVKDMAGIISPYDAYELVSRLKETLSIPVHLHTHYTSGMASMSLLKAIEAGADGIDTCLAPFAYRSSHSPSEAFTVALKDTPYDPKLDLAKMSEIGDYLEEIIPPKLRSFSDRTRYAVIDIGVLIHQIPGGMISNLVSQLNKAKALDRLEEVYEEIPRTRRDMGFPPLVTPTSQIVGVQAVFNVIAGRYKMISNEVKDYFYGLYGRPPAPVSEEIKAKALKGYPRGTTPIDVRPADILEPELPAAREALKGISEDMGDILIYALYPVTGLEFLKKKYGKQE
- a CDS encoding autotransporter domain-containing protein, with the translated sequence GTLTLNGGTLASSSATARTIANNMVLGGNITLGQASGGTGALTLSGAMDLGGAVRQITVNNSTDTISGIVSGAGGITKTGSGALTLTGANTYTGTTTISGGILRAGVDNALPTGTAVTLSNTAGVALDLNGFNLTIGSLAGGGTTGGNVTLVSGTLTVAGASGTSYGGLISGTGSLTRAGEGSLTLTRANTFSGGTTLSSGTLLVGNNAALGTGTLTFSSGTLASSSATARTLANATTVTGDVTLGQASGGTGTLTLSGAMSLGAGLHQITTANATDTISGIISGTGGLVRTGTGSLTLSGANTFSGGTTLSSGTLLVGNNAALGTGTLTFSGGTLASSSATARTLANATTVTGDLILGQASGGTGALTLSGAMDLGGTVRQITVNNSADTISGVISGAGGITKAGTGTLILSGANTYSGGTTVSEGTLQGGTGNSLPAATDVTLGNTAGAILDLNNFNVTIGSLAGGGTTGGNVTLGTGTLTVGGSSGGTYAGVISGTGGLTKTGTGTLVLSGVNTYTGTTTLDGGSLAVTGSISSPVLINPSGILTSNSHIIGNVTNNGKVAPGNSIGVVTITGNYTHNPGSVYEVETDPDGQSDKLMITGTATLNGGTVSVIGGSGVYKMRTCYTILTAGNVTGAFANVTSDLAYLTPSLSYDAGHVYLLLARRFTDFSGVASTGNQKAVAASLDRISTSARGDMEDVVNTILGLSAPGARSACEQMGGLSHTALAATTFSSFRGYMGTMTERSRSFLTGEPSSAFAARPVMLAFKGGDRASDAGNTLLAALGRTGGTDLPYRGLWVQGYGGTGDRGGGDPASHYGYDMAGVVAGFDRRIADPLLLGISLGYSSTKTSMRDLTDKATVSSYQAGLYGMYRHDPWYLSSTAAFGYDRYDTQRDISFGEIVRSARARYDGHSLGGYLETGCRIATSGADIIPMVSLMGGRLMRDGFRERNAGAVSLDVDGESSSFLTGSLGLRLRKDYVFSSGAFTPEITVRWDHDLVGDDHILNGRFAGQPLSVFTTRGERGDRNSFAPGFGFTLRTKENVYFQLIYDGSFASDSAQHRATLGLRYAW